DNA sequence from the Candidatus Nanopelagicales bacterium genome:
GACGGGGACCGGAGCGCTGGCGGGCGGCCGCCCGCGAGGCGGGCAAGCAGTCGCGGCGTGCCCGGTTCCCCGAGGTGCGCGACCTGGCCCGCGCCTCCGACGTCGTGGGCCTGGTCGGTGCGGCCGACGTCGCCCTGGTCCTGCACGAGTCCGCCGCCGACGGCATCGACGCGGTGGAACTGCCCGACGGCGGCGACATCGTGCTGGTGGTGGGCCCGGAGGGAGGGCTCACCGAGGACGAGGTCCACGCGCTGACGGCCGCGGGGGCCCGGGCGGTCCGGCTCGGACCCACGGTCCTGCGCTCGTCGACGGCCGGGTGCGTCGCCGCCGCGGTGATCCTGGCGCGCACCGGGCGCTGGGCCATCGCCGCACCTACGATCGACGCGTGACCGACTCCGACGCGTCCTGCCTGTTCTGCCAGATCGTCGCCGGTGACATCCCCGCGACGGTGGTGCACCAGACCGACCGCGTGGTGGCGTTCCGCGACGTCAACCCGCAGGCCCCCGTGCACGTGCTCGTCGTCCCGCGCGAGCACCACCGCGACGCCGGCAGCCTCGGCGCAGCGGACCCCGAGCTCGCCGGTGCGGTGCTGGAGGCAGCAGCGGTCGTGGCGGACCTCGAGGGCGTGTCCGACAGCGGCTACCGGGTGGTCCTCAACACCGGCTCGGGCGCGGGGCAGACCGTGTTCCACGTGCACGCGCACGTCCTCGGCGGCCGCCCGCTGCTGTGGCCCCCGGGCTGACCCGGTCCCCCGCCCCGCAAAGCGGATCGCCGGTCCGGTGCCCGCCCCGTACCATGGCGTCGTCCCGTCACCGAGGCAGAAGGGCAGGGAGACGGCCGTCCGCGGCCGACCCATGGCGACCACGGCAGAGGCTCAGGCGAAGATCGTCGTCCCGGCGTCGCAGCCGATGGTGGCCGTGCTCGGCTCCGGCGACGAGCTGCTCCGGGTGATCGAGGCGCAGTTCCCCGAGTCCGACATCCACGTGCGGGGCAACGAGATCACCGTCTCCGGCAGCCCTGAGGACGTCGGCCTGGTCGAGCTGCTGGTGGCCGAGATGCTCGCGATGCTCCGCACCGGTCAGGGACTCACCGCGGAGTCGGTCGAGCGTTCGGTGTCCATGCTGCGCAGCGGCACCCGGCCGGCCGAGGTGCTGACGGCCAACATCCTCAGCAACCGTGGTCGCACGATCCGGGCCAAGACGCTGAACCAGAAGCGCTACGTCGACGCCATCGACCACCACACGATCGTGTTCGGCATCGGCCCGGCTGGCACCGGCAAGACCTACCTCGCGGTCGCCAAGGCGGTGCAGGCGCTGCAGGCCAAGAAGGTCAACCGGATCGTGCTCACGCGGCCGGCGGTGGAGGCGGGGGAGCGGCTGGGCTTCCTGCCCGGCACGCTCTCGGAGAAGATCGACCCGTACCTGCGCCCGCTGTACGACGCGCTGCACGACATGATCGACCCGGACTCGATCCCGCGGCTCATCACCAGCGGCACCATCGAGGTCGCCCCGTTGGCGTACATGCGCGGGCGCACTCTCAACGACGCGTTCATCATCCTCGACGAGGCGCAGAACACCTCGCCCGAGCAGATGAAGATGTTCCTGACCCGCCTCGGGTTCGGTTCGACCATGGTGGTCACGGGCGACGTCACCCAGATCGACCTGCCGGACGGCACCTCCAGCGGGCTCAAGGTCGTGCAGCACATCCTCGACGGGATCGACGACGTCACCTTCTGCAACCTCACCTCGCACGACGTGGTGCGACACAAGCTGGTCGGGCGCATCGTGGAGGCGTACGGCCGCTTCGACGCGCAGAACGCCGCCAAGGCGGCGCAGGGCGGGGCGGTCGTACGGACCTCCGGGCGCGGCCCGCGCCGCGGCCGGCGCTGACGGGGTCAGGCGCATGGGTATCGACGTCAACAACGAGTCCGGGCAGCCGGTCGACGAGGTCGCGCTGTCCGAGCAGGCCTCGTTCCTGTTGCGGCGGCTGAAGATCCACCCGCTCGCTGAGCTGTCCGTCGTGCTCGTGGACGAGCCCGCGATGGCCGAGCTGCACGTGCGGTGGATGGACGAGCCGGGGCCGACCGACGTCATGTCCTTCCCGATGGACGAGCTGCGGCCCGGCGGCGACGACGAGGAGCCCGAGCCGGGCGTCCTCGGCGACATCGTCCTGTGCCCGCAGTTCGCCGAGCGCCAGGCCGAGCAGGCCGGGCACTCCCGGGACGACGAGCTGGCCGTCCTGCTGACCCACGGTGTCCTGCACCTGCTCGGCTACGACCACGCCGAGCCGGACGAGGCACGGGAGATGTTCGGCCTGCAGGCCCACCTGGTCGCGGAGTGGGAGGGGCACCGCGCCCAGGGGTTCCCGCCGTGAGCTCCGCCGACGTCTGGCTGCTCGCCGGCGCGGTGGCCCTGATCGTGCTCTCGGCACTGCTCATCGCCGGCGAGACCGCGGTCGCGCGGGTGTCGCGCGTACGGGTCGAGGAGCTGCGGCGCGAGGGGAGGCGCGGCGCGGACCGCCTGCTCACCGTCGTGGACGACCGAGCGCGTTATGTCAACGTGCTGCTGTTCCTGTCCTCCGCGGCGTCGACCACCGCGGTGGCCTTCGTGACCTTCGTCTGCGTCGACTCGCTGCCGTGGGCGGTGGGCTGGTCCCTGACGCTGGCGATCGTCGTCATGGTCGTGGTCCGCTACGTCGCGCTCGGGGTGGCCCCCCGCACGCTCGGGCGACAGCACGCGGAGCGCATCGCGCTGCGCGCGGCCGGGCCGGCCCGGGCGTTCGCCGCACTGCTGGGCCCGATCACGACCCTGCTCATCCTGCTCGGCAACGCACTCACCCCGGGCAAGGGCTACCGGCAGGGCCCGTTCGACACCCAGGCCGAGCTGCGCGAGCTGGTCGACCTCGCGGAGGCGGACCGCCTCATCGAGGACGACGAGGCGCAGATGATCCACTCCGTGTTCGAGCTCGGCGACACCGTGGCCCGCGAGGTGATGGTGCCGCGCACCGAGATGGTGTCCATCGAGCGGACCAAGACGCTGCGGCAGGCCATGTCCCTGGGCCTGCGCTCGGGGTTCTCCCGCATCCCCGTGACCGGCGACAACACCGACGACGTCGTCGGGATCGTCTACCTCAAGGACGTCACCCGGCGGACGTTCGAGCACCGCGACGCCGAGCAGTCCGAGCGGGTCGAGTCGCTGATGCGCCAGGCCTACTTCGTCCCCGACAGCAAGCGGGTCGACGACCTGCTGCGCGAGATGCAGGCGGCCCGGGTGCACATGGCCGTGCTGGTGGACGAGTACGGCGGCACGGCCGGGATCGTCACGATCGAGGACATCCTCGAGGAGATCGTGGGCGAGATCGCCGACGAGTACGACACCGAGTCCCCGGAGGTGCAGCAGTTGGCGGACGGCGGCTGGCTCGTCAGCGCCCGCATGCACCTGGACGACCTGGCCGAGCTCCTCGACGTGGACCTCGACGCGGAGGAGGAGGACGTCGACACCGCGGCCGGGCTGCTGGCCAAGCGGCTGGGCCGGGTGCCGATCCCCGGGGCGTCGGTCGAGGTGGAGGGCTACCGGTTGGTGGCCGAGGAGGCCGCGGGGCGCCGCAACCGGATCGGCCGGCTCCGCGTGACCCCGCTCGCCTCCGCCCCACCCCCGTCGTCGGACCGCCCCCCGACTGCACGAGAACCCCTGGAGCGCACCGATGCCTGACCCGTCCGGCCCCGTGGACCTCGGGCCCGAGGACCTCAAGCTCGTCGCGCTCGCCCGCGCCGCCCGCGCCAACGCCGGCGCGCCGCAGGGGGCGGCCGTACGCGACACCATGGGCCGGTCGTACTCGGCCGCCGCGGTCCGGCTCCCGTCCCTGTCCCTGACCGCCGCGCAGCTCGTCACCGCCGTGGCGGCGTCCAGCGGCGCGTCCGGGCTGGAGGCCGCGGTGGTGGTGGGCGGGGAGGAGCCGGATCCGGCCGACCTCCGCCCGCTGCGTGACCTCGCCGGTGCCGGCGTCCCCGTGTTCGTGTGCGGTACGGACGGCTCGGTCCGCCACCGCCTCTCCACGTGACCGCGGGGCGGTGACCCCCGAGGTCTCGTCGCCCCGGGCGGCACCGACCCGGCTCGCGGCCGCCGTGTCCGTCCTGGCCGCGGCGGTGCTGTTCGGGACGTCGGGGACGGCGCAGGCGCTGGCGGACGTGGGTGCCTGGCCGCCGGCCGTGGCTGCCGCCCGCCTGCTCCTGGGTGCCGCCGGGCTGCTGGCGATCGTCGTCTGGCTCCAGCGGGACGGGGCCGCGCTGGTCCGCCTGCTCCGGCTGCCGACGGTGTGGGCCATCGCGGTGGCGGTGGCCGCCTACCAGGCCCTCTTCTTCGTCGGCGTCGCCCGGGTCGGGGTGGCCGTGGGCACGCTGGCCAGCCTGGCGCTCGCGCCGTTCCTGGCCGGGACGCTGGGCTGGCTGGTCGGGGAGGGCGCGCCCGGCCGGGTCTGGGCGGTGTCCACCGTGGTCGCGGTCGTCGGACTGGCGCTGCTCGTGCTCGGCGACGAGGTGCCGCGCGACGGCTGGGGCGTGCTGGCGGCGCTGGGCGCCGGCGCGTCGTACGCCGTCTACACCGTCCTCGGCGCCCGGCTGGCGCGCTCCGGGCACCC
Encoded proteins:
- a CDS encoding EamA family transporter, which codes for MTPEVSSPRAAPTRLAAAVSVLAAAVLFGTSGTAQALADVGAWPPAVAAARLLLGAAGLLAIVVWLQRDGAALVRLLRLPTVWAIAVAVAAYQALFFVGVARVGVAVGTLASLALAPFLAGTLGWLVGEGAPGRVWAVSTVVAVVGLALLVLGDEVPRDGWGVLAALGAGASYAVYTVLGARLARSGHPPTAVLAAGFTLAALLLLPLLVASGTWWATPGGAALVLWVGLVSTTAAYWLFGRGLAVLQPGHIATLNLAEPVTAAVLGVVVLGESLGARGLVGCLLILAALTALGASEGRPARGSAA
- a CDS encoding hemolysin family protein codes for the protein MSSADVWLLAGAVALIVLSALLIAGETAVARVSRVRVEELRREGRRGADRLLTVVDDRARYVNVLLFLSSAASTTAVAFVTFVCVDSLPWAVGWSLTLAIVVMVVVRYVALGVAPRTLGRQHAERIALRAAGPARAFAALLGPITTLLILLGNALTPGKGYRQGPFDTQAELRELVDLAEADRLIEDDEAQMIHSVFELGDTVAREVMVPRTEMVSIERTKTLRQAMSLGLRSGFSRIPVTGDNTDDVVGIVYLKDVTRRTFEHRDAEQSERVESLMRQAYFVPDSKRVDDLLREMQAARVHMAVLVDEYGGTAGIVTIEDILEEIVGEIADEYDTESPEVQQLADGGWLVSARMHLDDLAELLDVDLDAEEEDVDTAAGLLAKRLGRVPIPGASVEVEGYRLVAEEAAGRRNRIGRLRVTPLASAPPPSSDRPPTAREPLERTDA
- a CDS encoding histidine triad nucleotide-binding protein, which produces MTDSDASCLFCQIVAGDIPATVVHQTDRVVAFRDVNPQAPVHVLVVPREHHRDAGSLGAADPELAGAVLEAAAVVADLEGVSDSGYRVVLNTGSGAGQTVFHVHAHVLGGRPLLWPPG
- a CDS encoding cytidine deaminase, translating into MPDPSGPVDLGPEDLKLVALARAARANAGAPQGAAVRDTMGRSYSAAAVRLPSLSLTAAQLVTAVAASSGASGLEAAVVVGGEEPDPADLRPLRDLAGAGVPVFVCGTDGSVRHRLST
- the ybeY gene encoding rRNA maturation RNase YbeY; amino-acid sequence: MGIDVNNESGQPVDEVALSEQASFLLRRLKIHPLAELSVVLVDEPAMAELHVRWMDEPGPTDVMSFPMDELRPGGDDEEPEPGVLGDIVLCPQFAERQAEQAGHSRDDELAVLLTHGVLHLLGYDHAEPDEAREMFGLQAHLVAEWEGHRAQGFPP
- a CDS encoding PhoH family protein, with the translated sequence MATTAEAQAKIVVPASQPMVAVLGSGDELLRVIEAQFPESDIHVRGNEITVSGSPEDVGLVELLVAEMLAMLRTGQGLTAESVERSVSMLRSGTRPAEVLTANILSNRGRTIRAKTLNQKRYVDAIDHHTIVFGIGPAGTGKTYLAVAKAVQALQAKKVNRIVLTRPAVEAGERLGFLPGTLSEKIDPYLRPLYDALHDMIDPDSIPRLITSGTIEVAPLAYMRGRTLNDAFIILDEAQNTSPEQMKMFLTRLGFGSTMVVTGDVTQIDLPDGTSSGLKVVQHILDGIDDVTFCNLTSHDVVRHKLVGRIVEAYGRFDAQNAAKAAQGGAVVRTSGRGPRRGRR